Below is a window of Enterococcus gilvus ATCC BAA-350 DNA.
CAAAGGCCTCTTCCTCACCCATGGATACCCAAACATCCGTGTAAATAATATCTGCTTGTGCCACGCCTTGATCTGTATCAGCCGTGACAAGAACTTTCGCTCCCGATGCTTCGGCATACTGCTCAGCAAGATGAATCAATTGTTGTTCAGGAAATAGCTTCTCTGGTGTGACGATCGAAATATTCACTCCTAAGATCGCACTGGTGATCAGCAGCGAATTTGCGACATTGTTGCGCCCATCGCCTACATAAGCCAACGTCAATCCTTCTAATGTGCCAAAATGTTCTTTTATCGTTAAGAAGTCAGCCAGCATTTGCGTCGGGTGCCATTCATCTGTCAATCCATTCCACACAGGGACGCCTGAATGTTCGGCTAATGCTTCCACCGCCTCCTGAGAGAAGCCGCGGTACTCGATCCCATCAAACATACTTCCTAAAACCTTCGCCGTATCTTCGACGGACTCTTTCTTCCCTAATTGGATATCATTTTTCCCTAAATATTCAGGATGCGCGCCTAAGTCGATAGCAGCTGTTGTGAAGGCGGCACGTGTTCGTGTAGATGTTTTTTCAAACAATAAGGCAATGTTCTTTCCCGCTAAATAAGTATGCGGCAAATTCTTTTGCTTCAATTCTTTTAAATGCGCGGCGAAATCAATCAAATAGAGCAATTCATCTTTAGTAAAATCAATCTCTTTCAAAAAGCTTTTCCCTTGAAAAATATTTTCCATCTTAACTCCTCCATTTTTGAATATTCATTCGATATCATCTGATAAATATTATTTTTATTCATGATAACTGAATAAATATGAAATTACAACCACATTCTGAGCATCTTCCATAAAAAAACCCTCCTCAAGCATTTTTGAGGAAGCCTTACTTCTATTTCACTTGTGACAGTTTGATTCGATTTAATTTACAGGTCACTGCATTTGCAACAACACCTTAAAAAAATTATCAGCTTCGCTATAATCATTAACGATCGTTAAAACACCTTGATTCTCCCTCTATCTATAAAAAAAGCCAAACCTGTTTTTACTTTTCAAATCGAAAGTAAAAAACGGTCTGGCTTTACATTTGTAAAGTATTTTTTAAAAAGACTTCTCATTTGAACTTCACTGACTGATTTTTTCTCTATTGAAAGACTAGAGGGACTGCCTGCTCCTTGATCCAAATCCTTTTCTATGGGAAAGCTTGACTTAGAAAATCTAGATATGCTGAAAAGCCAAACTTGGATTGGCATTCAAGCTCATCCCAGCAAAGTGGTGTTTTTGTAATTCCACATGTGCAGCAGCACCAATCATCGCGGCGTTGTCACCACATAAGCGCAGCGGCGGCACGATCAATTTCACATCAGGCAGCTCTTTCTCAATCGCCGCAGCCATCTGCTCGCGAAGGCCTTTATTCGCCGCCACGCCACCAGCTACAATCAATTGCTTGACTGGGTACGTTTTGCAGGCTCTGATCGTTTTTGAAACAAGCACCTCCACCACACTTGCTTGAAAGCTTGCTGCTAGATTTTGGTGATCCAGCACTTCGCCGCGTTGTTCTGCATTGTGAGTCAAATTGATAAATGCACTTTTCAACCCGCTAAAGCTGAAATCAAAATTATCTTCCTTCAGCATTGCACGGGGAAAGTCATAGGTGTCTTCTCCTTGATGCGCCAATTCATCTATTTCTTTTCCGCTCGGGTAACTTAATCCTAGTACACGCCCTACTTTATCGTAGGCTTCCCCAGCAGCATCATCGCGTGTTTCACCAATGATCTCAAAAGACCCGTCTTCCTTCATATAGACAAGCTCGGTATGTCCTCCGCTAACAAGCAAGGCCATCAAAGGAAATACCAGCGGTTCGACCAAACGGGCAGCATAAATGTGTCCCGCCATGTGATTGATCGGCAGTAAAGGCAAACCATTCGCCCAAGCAAAAGCTTTCGCTGCACTTAATCCGATCAACAGCGCGCCGACTAGCCCTGGTCCATAAGTAACCGCTACGGCTCGAAGGTCGCTCGCTTCAACGCCTGCTTCACTCAGCGCTTCTTCAATACAAATCGTAATCTGCTCCACGTGATGCCGGCTGGCAACTTCAGGCACGACACCGCCAAAACGTTTGTGACTTTTTATTTGCGAAGCCACAATATTTGATAGAATGGTTTCACCATTTTCAATCACTGCGACACTGGTTTCGTCACAGCTGCTCTCGATCGCTAGAATCAATTCCGTTTCATTCATCTGCATTTCCTACTTTCAAAGCCATCAGCACCGCATCCTCTTGGGGGTGCTGATAATAATTTTTCCGCTTTCCTATTTCTTGAAAGCCAAATGTTTCATAAAAAAGACGCGCCTCTTGGTTCGAAGCACGCACCTCTAAAAAAATACTCGCTATATTTTCTGCTGCTGCGTGGGCGATCAGACGTGTCATCAAGCGACGTCCGAGACCTTGACCTTTTACTTTCGCAGCAATATTGGTAATCTCGATTTCATCACACACCTGGTGAAAGCCCAAGAATGCGAGGACTTCCGTTCCTTCAGTAAAATAATGGCTATGAGGTTGCATCATATCACTGGCAAATTGGTCTGCTGACCACGGCGAATCAAATGTATAGGCCGCCTGGCTGATTTCCCAACATACGTTTGCTAACTCGTTCATCTTTATCCCACTTCCAACCGCTTGATCATATCCAGCGCATCTTCATTATTCTCGGTGTAATAGTTTCTGCGAATGTTCCGGGCAGAAAAACCCAACCGACGATACAATCGCTGCGCATCTGTATTGCTTAAACGCACCTCCAGTGAGAGTGTTTCACAATCGTTCATTATAGCGAATTTTTCTACTTCGTCAATCAACAGCATTCCGATCCCGCGATTTTGAAAAGATGTTCCAACTGCGATGTTTGTAATATGCGTATCATTTCCGATCAATCGGCTGCCGATAAAGCCGGCAAGCTCCTCTTTCTTCGTTACAATACAAATATATAGATGTGGGATCGGTGAATGGATCTCTGACAGAAATGCACTTTTCGTCCATGGCGTCTCGCCAAAATAAACATCTCGCTCCAAGGCAATCAGCTCTTTGATGTCCTGGTCGTTAATTTTTCGCAGCAGGTATTCCTCCTCCTTCAACTTCACGTACTTTGAAGTAAAAGGATATTGTTTCCCGTACAAAATCGTCTTAACGAATCCGCTAAATTTTTTCAACATAGTCCTCATCCTCAGGTTGATGTGTCTCTAGCCATTTTTCTTCCGCCTCCACGCGCTTCAGATATTCTGGTACCAATCCATGAATATC
It encodes the following:
- the tsaD gene encoding tRNA (adenosine(37)-N6)-threonylcarbamoyltransferase complex transferase subunit TsaD, with translation MNETELILAIESSCDETSVAVIENGETILSNIVASQIKSHKRFGGVVPEVASRHHVEQITICIEEALSEAGVEASDLRAVAVTYGPGLVGALLIGLSAAKAFAWANGLPLLPINHMAGHIYAARLVEPLVFPLMALLVSGGHTELVYMKEDGSFEIIGETRDDAAGEAYDKVGRVLGLSYPSGKEIDELAHQGEDTYDFPRAMLKEDNFDFSFSGLKSAFINLTHNAEQRGEVLDHQNLAASFQASVVEVLVSKTIRACKTYPVKQLIVAGGVAANKGLREQMAAAIEKELPDVKLIVPPLRLCGDNAAMIGAAAHVELQKHHFAGMSLNANPSLAFQHI
- the argF gene encoding ornithine carbamoyltransferase; its protein translation is MENIFQGKSFLKEIDFTKDELLYLIDFAAHLKELKQKNLPHTYLAGKNIALLFEKTSTRTRAAFTTAAIDLGAHPEYLGKNDIQLGKKESVEDTAKVLGSMFDGIEYRGFSQEAVEALAEHSGVPVWNGLTDEWHPTQMLADFLTIKEHFGTLEGLTLAYVGDGRNNVANSLLITSAILGVNISIVTPEKLFPEQQLIHLAEQYAEASGAKVLVTADTDQGVAQADIIYTDVWVSMGEEEAFEERIELLLPYQVNQELMEKTQKAETIFLHCLPAFHDIETEVAKEIKENYGLAEMEVTDEVFRGKKAYQFQQAENRMHTIKSVMAATLGNLFIPKA
- the rimI gene encoding ribosomal protein S18-alanine N-acetyltransferase; protein product: MLKKFSGFVKTILYGKQYPFTSKYVKLKEEEYLLRKINDQDIKELIALERDVYFGETPWTKSAFLSEIHSPIPHLYICIVTKKEELAGFIGSRLIGNDTHITNIAVGTSFQNRGIGMLLIDEVEKFAIMNDCETLSLEVRLSNTDAQRLYRRLGFSARNIRRNYYTENNEDALDMIKRLEVG
- the rimI gene encoding ribosomal protein S18-alanine N-acetyltransferase: MNELANVCWEISQAAYTFDSPWSADQFASDMMQPHSHYFTEGTEVLAFLGFHQVCDEIEITNIAAKVKGQGLGRRLMTRLIAHAAAENIASIFLEVRASNQEARLFYETFGFQEIGKRKNYYQHPQEDAVLMALKVGNADE